Proteins found in one Drosophila innubila isolate TH190305 chromosome X, UK_Dinn_1.0, whole genome shotgun sequence genomic segment:
- the LOC117794211 gene encoding mothers against decapentaplegic homolog 3, translated as MLPFTPQVVKRLLALKKGNEDNSVEGKWSEKAVRNLVKKIKKSSQIEELERAISTQNCNTRCVTVPRSKPAATGESLRKGLPHVIYCRLWRWPDLQSQNELKPLDHCEYAFHLRKDDICINPYHYKKIELSILVPKSLPTPPDSIVDYPLDNHTHTHQIPNNTEYNAAIIRSASLSPPQYMELGGGGGGIGGGNSNSSVGSSSTTTTTASAASAAAAGATAATGSHYQQQQQHQHHLQQQQQQQQQHSPLSFGVGNMDSQSSVLSVGSSIPNTGTPPPGYMSEDGDPIDANDNMNMSRLTPPADAAPVMYHEPAFWCSISYYELNTRVGETFHASQPSITVDGFTDPSNSERFCLGLLSNVNRNEVVEQTRRHIGKGVRLYYIGGEVFAECLSDSSIFVQSPNCNQRYGWHPATVCKIPPGCNLKIFNNQEFAALLSQSVSQGFEAVYQLTRMCTIRMSFVKGWGAEYRRQTVTSTPCWIELHLNGPLQWLDRVLTQMGSPRLPCSSMS; from the coding sequence ATGTTGCCATTCACTCCGCAAGTGGTTAAACGTTTGTTAGCACTTAAAAAGGGCAACGAGGACAACAGCGTCGAGGGCAAGTGGTCCGAGAAGGCAGTGAGGAATCTGgtgaagaaaatcaaaaagagTTCACAAATTGAGGAACTGGAACGCGCGATATCCACACAGAATTGCAATACCAGGTGTGTGACTGTGCCGCGCAGCAAACCCGCTGCCACCGGCGAAAGCCTGCGAAAGGGTCTACCACACGTCATCTATTGCCGCCTATGGCGTTGGCCCGATCTGCAGTCACAGAATGAACTGAAGCCGCTGGATCACTGCGAATACGCGTTCCATTTGCGCAAAGACGATATCTGCATTAATCCGTATCATTATAAAAAGATTGAGCTATCGATATTGGTGCCAAAATCGCTGCCAACGCCACCCGATTCGATAGTCGATTATCCGCTGGATAATCATACGCATACGCATCAGATACCAAATAATACGGAATATAATGCTGCAATAATACGCAGCGCATCGTTGAGTCCGCCACAGTATATGGAATtgggtggtggtggtggtggtatTGGtggtggcaacagcaacagcagcgttggcagcagcagcacaacaacaacaacagcatcagcagcatcggctgcagcagcaggagcaactgCTGCCACTGGTAGCCactatcagcagcagcaacaacatcaacatcatcttcaacaacaacagcagcaacaacaacaacactcgCCATTATCATTTGGTGTGGGCAACATGGACTCACAATCGAGTGTATTGAGTGTGGGCAGCAGCATACCCAATACGGGCACACCGCCACCAGGGTATATGAGCGAAGATGGCGATCCAATTGATGCCAATGATAATATGAACATGTCGAGGCTAACACCGCCCGCCGATGCCGCACCAGTGATGTACCATGAGCCGGCCTTCTGGTGTTCCATATCCTATTATGAGCTAAATACACGGGTGGGCGAAACCTTTCACGCCTCCCAGCCATCGATAACGGTTGACGGCTTCACCGATCCATCCAATTCGGAGCGTTTCTGTTTGGGCCTACTCTCCAATGTCAATCGGAATGAGGTGGTCGAGCAGACGCGTCGACATATCGGCAAAGGTGTACGTCTCTATTATATTGGTGGCGAGGTGTTTGCCGAATGCCTCAGCGATTCATCCATCTTTGTGCAGAGTCCCAATTGTAATCAACGTTATGGTTGGCATCCGGCCACAGTTTGTAAAATTCCACCCGGTTGCAATTTGAAGATCTTCAATAATCAAGAGTTTGCCGCACTTTTATCGCAATCCGTATCGCAGGGATTTGAGGCGGTCTATCAGCTGACACGCATGTGCACCATCCGGATGTCGTTTGTCAAGGGTTGGGGTGCTGAATACCGTCGACAGACGGTCACCTCAACGCCCTGCTGGATTGAGTTGCATCTGAATGGACCGCTCCAATGGCTGGATCGGGTACTCACCCAAATGGGTTCGCCCCGCTTGCCCTGCAGCTCCATGtcataa
- the LOC117786245 gene encoding uncharacterized protein LOC117786245, translated as MMANNDPQLDKENTQFHQSEFVPNASGATKSYCAFLPKLIIPQLKVPQRVTDMTDMTAESIAAQEEQHRAADAHNEMLLNEIKRRREQNDSHGMGIGVGLGLGRGSISVPKLRTSGQSLDKPQFNIPLLNKLHSQNNSLAVNQLERDVNKLKITTDDCQYLREQPQQQQEQPTALIDLTKTVIAVHKDALPREAATKVRNRTAVVTEHFDIPFISCDILRNRLSVDILSKKRQTDGMETESESPIIQIVVKSSIVGEFIDRTVGYPKPRKPQLKYAVTPLELLHLKMCKREDYGSNIKRFCFDTPSPDEKVKEALQKSWRISRT; from the coding sequence ATGATGGCAAACAACGACCCACAACTGGACAAGGAGAATACACAATTTCATCAGTCTGAATTTGTTCCAAATGCCAGTGGAGCAACAAAATCATATTGTGCATTTCTGCCAAAACTGATAATACCACAGCTAAAGGTGCCACAGCGGGTGACTGACATGACGGACAtgacagccgagtcgatcgcTGCCCAGGAGGAGCAGCATCGTGCAGCAGATGCCCACAATGAGATGCTGCTCAATGAAATCAAACGGCGTCGAGAGCAAAACGATAGCCATGGCATGGGAATAGGAGTGGGACTGGGACTTGGAAGGGGCAGCATCAGTGTGCCCAAGTTGCGTACTTCTGGACAATCGCTGGATAAGCCGCAGTTCAATATTCCGTTGCTCAACAAACTGCACAGCCAAAACAATTCTTTGGCAGTTAACCAATTAGAGCGAGACGTCAACAAACTAAAGATTACTACAGACGATTGCCAATATTTAAGGgaacagccgcagcagcagcaggaacaacCTACAGCTCTCATCGATCTGACCAAGACAGTTATCGCTGTCCACAAGGATGCACTGCCTCGCGAGGCGGCAACCAAGGTACGCAACAGGACGGCTGTAGTTACGGAGCATTTTGATATTCCATTCATAAGCTGCGATATCCTGCGCAATCGCCTCTCTGTCGATATACTGTCCAAGAAACGACAGACGGACGGAATGGAAACGGAATCTGAATCGCCTATCATTCAAATTGTTGTGAAATCAAGTATTGTTGGCGAGTTTATCGATAGGACTGTGGGATATCCAAAACCGCGAAAACCGCAACTTAAATACGCCGTTACGCCACTGGAATTGCTGCATTTGAAGATGTGCAAGCGAGAGGATTACGGCTCCAATATAAAACGCTTTTGTTTCGATACTCCGTCGCCCGATGAGAAGGTCAAAGAGGCATTGCAGAAATCATGGCGTATATCACGCACCTAG